Proteins encoded in a region of the Apilactobacillus apisilvae genome:
- a CDS encoding DUF1361 domain-containing protein: MLKNIKWQIRIVFIMWIIFLYIMVKPPFGFLILNTILGYIPIEMSLELTNRHLSKSWLFWPILLLWIIFYPNAPYLLTDLFHLSLLNPYGNDGLLRLSGQMWISYSYLMISALGCSLIGFFGLFKVVNEITQKLKIKSEFFKMSLIIILNIISSIGIFIGRFLRFHTVYLLLSPKLLIKPLIEMWTPHMIAFVVILTIIQTFVYWIIHLIVKDTENNL; this comes from the coding sequence ATGTTAAAAAATATAAAATGGCAAATAAGAATAGTATTTATAATGTGGATAATTTTTTTATATATTATGGTGAAACCTCCATTTGGATTTCTAATTTTAAATACTATTTTAGGATATATTCCAATCGAAATGAGTTTGGAATTAACAAATAGACATTTATCGAAATCGTGGCTATTTTGGCCAATATTATTATTATGGATTATTTTTTATCCTAATGCACCATATCTGTTAACTGATTTATTTCATCTATCACTACTAAACCCTTATGGAAATGATGGACTATTAAGGCTATCTGGGCAAATGTGGATTAGTTATTCATATCTAATGATTAGTGCATTAGGATGTTCATTAATCGGGTTCTTTGGATTATTCAAAGTTGTAAATGAAATTACACAAAAATTAAAGATAAAATCTGAATTTTTTAAAATGAGTTTAATTATTATTTTAAACATTATATCTTCAATTGGAATTTTCATTGGGAGATTCCTAAGATTTCATACAGTCTATCTTTTATTATCACCTAAGTTATTAATAAAACCACTAATTGAAATGTGGACTCCTCATATGATTGCTTTTGTTGTAATTTTAACAATCATTCAAACTTTTGTATATTGGATAATACATTTAATTGTCAAAGACACTGAAAATAATTTATAA